The following nucleotide sequence is from Mytilus galloprovincialis chromosome 12, xbMytGall1.hap1.1, whole genome shotgun sequence.
TAACATGTAAAACTTTGGATAATGTTAGAAATCCCTTTCtaagcaaaatatatagaaaatataaaaatatttcaaaacttgataACAAATCTCTTTTTATTTGGCTACTGGGAAATAaagttaaaaacattttgataataatttgtcaattattagaggttttaaatataaacaggaatacaatatttaattagatttctCTATATAAAGATATAGAATGATATGTATGATCAAATATGCAtttacatcaattatttcttttacatttgataaattattaGTATACTATGAGGTGTGCTGTCCAATAAAGGGACCAGAGTAACAGACAATTggtcatattatattatatatttgtattattacAAATTGCCTACTTCATTTGCTTTAATATGTTATATcaatcaattaaatcaaaatcaatcatattatatactttgtttaacttatttttaatttactttacattatgtttgaaaattatattgtaattattcTGCTCATTTTGGGTGCCGTGACTGgcaaatcaaatatttgtttgtttgtttgtttaatgtAAGCATTCACTTAAGTCTTGATGACCGGCTTCATTAAGAGAGTTGACACTTTAATAagatattgtattgtattgtattatataaTGATGGTATattctcactatacaaatccttgaataatatttttttatttacagcatGCACTTAGTCTTGATGGCTGTGTTGTTTATTTTGAAGACATTCTTTATTCTGTGTTTCatcatttttaattgatttacatttgccctttctgggtcttttatagcttaatTGATGTGTTATATGGATTGTAGTCACTTGTTATATGGGTTGTAGTCACTTGTGAAAGACTGTATATTttcttactgtttttttttttgacaaggGTAATTATTTTAGAATTATCTTACAATTCAAATTATTGATTAATTCATTGTATAACTATTTCTCTTTATTTTGCATGTGGTTTCAAAACTATATGTTTAAAAcattaatattattaaaatatctaCCTCTCTGTTTGGAGTTGTTccacttttttttacattcctGCCAACTTCTTTTCTTGGTTATAAATTGGCTACAATTAAATAAATGCAATTTATAATGTTGTACAGACATAAAAGTTACACTGTACATGTATACCATGGTAGCTTAAGATATAAATTGACAGTAAAAATACAATTCAAGTTGTCATGATTTTGAAATTATGCCAACATTAATTTTGTaacagttttctttttctttagttAGAACTTAAACTGAATTCTATCAAAATCATACCACACTGGTTTctgtattcatatatatatatgaaataagcatgcacttttgaaaaaataaataataaactgttatcaaagagatatgtcttgcttttttgtaatttcaatataAATGCTGATGTTCAAATTAAATATCAATACTTTAAAATATAAGTTTtgcaaattttgaaattcaatggGCCATGTAGCAGCAGTGTGTAGCAGGTACATGgctaaataatctccatggaaatgctAATTAAATACAACcacataccaaataccattgaataatcataaataagaaattacttttgaaagaaacttaaacacaaactaatacatgtaaactaagcaaaattttaaACCATATCTGAGGGGAAAGGGTCAAaaaatctccatggtaatgaaaTCTGCCAATtttaatacaactgcatatcaaaAATCATTGACCTAGCTACCACCCGAAACAGCATAGATATatgtggttgttttttttttatatcaggcCAGTTAAAACCTCAAAGACATGACAAAGAATGTAAGTTTATATtaattccagaaaaaaaattgCCAACAGGAAGCATGGAAAGTTGGTCAGGATAAACTGTTCTCTGCATATAGatgtaaaattattatttcaagaataatttttatttatttatgggTAAATCCAGAGGATCTGTCTCAAGTTTATTTAGTGTATCTAGTATATGGAACactggtggatccagaacttttcatttaggggggggggggggggggctaactAACCTATTGGGgacccactccagtcatgcttcagtgtcagtaattccctatataatcaaccaaatgtttccaACAAAGCCCCCCACCCCCCTTTCCCTTTGGGTCTGCCCATGTGGAATCAAGGCTAGTATGACAATAAGATGAGTTAATCAGTTGAgcatttaaattcaatttataGAAATTTTCAATGAAAGTGAGCATACTAATTGAGCATGCTGCTGTGCAGCTTAATCTTTTGATTCCTGAGCAAAagccaaaatatttgtttgttttgagttCTAGAAAAAAACAAGGCTTCATTTGTCTCAAGtctttcaatatttcaatatttacaaatactGTACTGATACAGTTAAAACATGCGAATttgtaaagtaaaataaaaaaaaaaggaggtccttgtaaacattttttttaagtactctgaaataatattattcatatttttttacctGATCTAAATTCATTACGGAAATTGTCCCAATAATGTTTTTATGCCAAtatttaaggcagcaaccatttgattttctgggggggggggggggggggggttcgacTTGTCTTCAAAAAAACAGATTGTTTTTCACAGAAGGCGAAAATAAAagtttgtccaaaaaaaaatccatacccCCCTCCCAGaaaattaaatggttgctgcctaacatcaatgttttttttcaggAATAAAATACTCTAAAAAACATCACTTACGCATTCAATTGGTCTGCAATTGCTTGCCAGGCCCTTCTCTTGATAGCATTAATATTGCCATCTCCCCCGTCCCCCTTTGCTGCGCCAAACAAAGTTTTCTCATCCTCCAGGACGAGGGAGATGAGAAGGGCCTGTTCATCCGTTCCCCACTGTGTCCTTTGCTTATTTAATTCCTGATCACCATCGTCCACCACTGCTGCCGGCACCGGCACCTGGTCGTCTGCAGTGGTCTCCATTGTAAACAAAGTCACCGGAAGTAAGAGAATCGGATTAAGGCCCCTTATGATTAAGAAAACCTTTCTCGGACTGAGAACGTACTCGAAAACGTTTATGACCGCGATTCTCGAGAACGATCTCACAGGAGAATATATTCGAGCACTGAGTATGAGAACTATTTTGGAGtcgagtaaagttttatgaccgtaaggcctgatgatagcgtttctttgtttacattgtatatgacgtcataatttaaataacgtcataactaaaatccctaacaacagaaccaaaatcggaaacgttacggtatttccgtttcttttttttttgaacaaatatttaagttacaaaataataaaattataataaacgtCACAGAGTAtgtactggtttgttgttattttattattaatataacagttacatgtacagtccttggatggtgtaaacttcccactaacaccatacaccattacaccatacaccttacagcATTACACCagacaccttgtaccattacaccatacacgttacacctttgcaccatacaccttacacattacaccatgcaccattccccattctatctacacgatccgaaattacccataatgcaattaaatttcaaatattaagattattattattgagTATGTTTACAactcgaaaaaataaaataaaaagaaattcgtTTCAACCAATGAGATGTCGTAcaccatcattcacaccattcccgatcgctagttacacaatcacaccattcctcaaacaccattacaccattccccttacaccatacaccacagcaccatacaccacagcaccatacaccacagca
It contains:
- the LOC143055162 gene encoding myb-related transcription factor, partner of profilin-like, producing METTADDQVPVPAAVVDDGDQELNKQRTQWGTDEQALLISLVLEDEKTLFGAAKGDGGDGNINAIKRRAWQAIADQLNAQFITKKRSWQECKKKWNNSKQRAKQKIDNLRHPRTGGGPAQPQITPTEELILQGIGGRPSMTGVGSFLDTDDLKSWLYVG